From one Caldithrix abyssi DSM 13497 genomic stretch:
- a CDS encoding tetratricopeptide repeat protein: protein MDFFNLHLLSTYLKKWSYNDNKVTFNYSYCCEIGYDRSHVDMRLGSPVNMVNEFLNNVFHRAKEKINEQIEANPQDPNLQQSNGSNIILVNEPEVKRKLSVFFSKILKEFNNNKRSRGRSRIISTRSLDFYYNDFEYEPLSDEIKFYVHLNRGLNKMNGDLYSNAVDDLKNALAFKPEDPQANKNIAKALMKLGRFEEAVKHLEIYTQAEKSDVALHQLGLAFMKLGDLDRAEEIYKQIEKEFPDSLYGLFGRALINYKRGKGFKQKLDKIYKINPEWLAEHLRTEWSFNLPGYEEDEEAKWNAATAARYLGFNRPFDLTRKAFNNEIPSYFDSEKGTIRFVKAELDAWVELVNRYKLEPQNYETHEELLTEQEKQKAQRKRGRRPKKDQKNEAVEEQVA, encoded by the coding sequence ATGGACTTTTTTAATCTTCATTTATTATCGACCTATCTTAAAAAGTGGTCGTACAACGATAACAAGGTAACGTTTAATTATTCTTATTGCTGTGAAATCGGCTATGATCGCAGCCATGTGGACATGCGGCTTGGCTCTCCGGTCAATATGGTCAATGAATTTTTAAACAATGTCTTTCATCGCGCCAAGGAAAAAATCAACGAACAAATAGAGGCCAATCCGCAAGACCCCAATTTGCAGCAGAGCAACGGTTCGAACATTATTCTGGTAAATGAGCCTGAGGTAAAGCGTAAGTTGAGCGTTTTCTTTTCAAAAATATTAAAAGAGTTTAATAACAATAAACGTTCACGTGGACGTTCGAGAATCATTTCCACGCGCAGCCTGGATTTTTATTACAACGATTTTGAATACGAACCGTTGAGCGACGAAATTAAGTTTTATGTACATTTGAATCGCGGCCTGAATAAAATGAATGGCGATCTGTATTCCAACGCCGTGGATGATCTAAAAAATGCTCTGGCCTTTAAACCGGAAGATCCGCAGGCCAATAAGAACATTGCCAAAGCATTGATGAAATTGGGGCGATTTGAAGAAGCGGTTAAACACCTGGAAATTTACACCCAGGCCGAAAAGAGCGATGTAGCGCTGCACCAACTGGGGTTGGCTTTTATGAAACTGGGAGATCTGGACAGGGCCGAAGAAATCTACAAGCAAATTGAGAAAGAATTTCCCGATTCTTTGTACGGTCTCTTTGGTCGGGCGCTGATCAATTACAAGCGCGGAAAAGGGTTTAAACAAAAGCTGGACAAAATCTACAAAATAAATCCGGAATGGTTGGCCGAGCACCTGCGTACAGAGTGGAGTTTCAACCTGCCAGGCTACGAAGAAGACGAAGAAGCCAAATGGAATGCCGCCACCGCCGCGCGTTATCTGGGCTTTAACCGTCCCTTTGATTTAACCCGCAAAGCCTTTAATAATGAGATTCCTTCTTATTTTGATTCGGAAAAAGGAACCATTCGTTTTGTAAAGGCCGAACTGGATGCCTGGGTAGAACTGGTTAATCGCTACAAGCTGGAACCGCAAAATTATGAAACGCACGAGGAGTTATTGACCGAACAAGAAAAGCAAAAAGCTCAGCGCAAAAGAGGCAGACGGCCAAAAAAAGATCAGAAAAACGAAGCGGTGGAAGAACAGGTTGCCTGA
- a CDS encoding GIY-YIG nuclease family protein, translated as MNVQRYITYQLTLEIKEPITLTIGVLGRFTLPAGRYLYTGSARKNIDQRICRHFKKVKPRRWHIDYLTTHPAVTIIAVQKFSADECQVNQQSAGEILITGFGASDCRKKCGAHLKYVKDH; from the coding sequence ATGAATGTGCAGCGTTACATTACCTACCAGTTGACGCTGGAAATCAAAGAGCCCATCACTTTAACCATCGGTGTTCTGGGACGGTTTACCCTACCCGCCGGGCGCTACCTTTACACGGGCAGCGCCCGTAAAAACATCGATCAGCGCATCTGTCGCCATTTTAAAAAAGTTAAACCGCGACGCTGGCATATCGACTATCTGACAACTCACCCCGCTGTTACCATTATCGCCGTGCAAAAATTCAGCGCAGACGAATGCCAGGTTAATCAACAAAGCGCGGGAGAAATTTTAATAACTGGTTTCGGCGCCAGCGACTGCCGAAAAAAATGCGGGGCACACTTGAAATACGTGAAAGATCACTGA
- a CDS encoding cupin domain-containing protein — MKSKTFWINRLNLIPHPEGGFYSEVYRSDEFIPLSALNKRYSKAHRMGTSIYFLLPGDSFSAFHRLKSDELWHFYTGQTVVLYLLYPDGQLEKKLLGPDIEKGEQFQLLIPHGVWFAAQVLNGVASDAFSYALVGCTVAPGFEFEDFELARRDDLLSQFPEHEDIILRFTRK; from the coding sequence ATGAAATCCAAAACGTTCTGGATTAATCGTTTGAACCTCATCCCTCATCCGGAAGGCGGTTTTTACAGTGAAGTTTACCGAAGCGACGAGTTCATTCCTCTTTCGGCCCTGAATAAACGTTACTCTAAAGCGCATCGCATGGGAACCTCCATCTACTTCCTTTTGCCTGGCGATAGTTTTTCGGCATTCCACCGCCTTAAATCGGATGAACTGTGGCATTTTTACACAGGCCAGACCGTTGTCTTGTATCTACTGTATCCGGACGGGCAATTAGAAAAAAAACTTCTCGGGCCGGATATTGAAAAGGGAGAACAGTTTCAGCTATTAATCCCACACGGCGTTTGGTTCGCCGCACAGGTTCTTAACGGCGTGGCTTCCGACGCGTTTAGTTACGCGCTGGTTGGCTGCACGGTGGCCCCGGGATTTGAATTTGAAGATTTTGAACTGGCTCGACGAGATGATCTACTCAGCCAGTTTCCGGAACATGAGGACATCATTTTGCGGTTCACGCGCAAATGA